One uncultured Desulfovibrio sp. genomic window carries:
- a CDS encoding glycosyltransferase, whose translation MNKFVMNTPIPSLFVCFLLVPSAYYYSGGLTSFRTGLMRGRTFFQEVITSRKKIGRICSQFPRYQAVPTLFLFFTASYIFKHGGIWGGIVNAAVKLRSIGIKGILFASAANIHNLRVSGVNPHQRILLFFCKNMKPSRLMLSFLHILKINKYEIEVFTEQNTFFVKNFCRLRHLGVRRVVASSARANILDYLYDIGDSYSVYLLPPAGLHHVVLDCIRYNSPRAKIICVCEDSEEVRPLDTDLLGKIDYLIAGQVSFKPVGLSIITPPNLSGNSSHIEQDDVIAFLQKCELLSPSVLAQYFTQKPFPAAIPGDPALSFVVKVPRDSGNIKGVVSALLDASDKACLPCEIIFWGGDVPAWASEMNIPWQHAREVDGLSLKSLRFLESVCQGDYILLAGAEELLMGGLAEGIAILKNSPSVAVCGGRLLSLQGSLCEAGARMNGGRIQPLGQGEAWNAPFFMVSRSVPLVSTNLALFRKKDGLFSSQRHDVLFFNESGGYIGFSGELPLTIVCPNMEAYLLGGEQSKDCQLPPICDTSAIQIASQDRYRAASQLSNGERSLNILYYSPYQSHPASHGNRSTIQFFGKIFREKGCKTHFALLGLDRYTPEDQQAMRDAWDSFTILPYPFQDDSSLGEDIPFDGWYEKGLGEHIAYLCAKFKIDILFCSYVFQSKMLEFVPPHILKVIDTHDKMGGRYEAQKARGLKTEFFSCTPEDEGRYLRRADIVVARRAEEANYFNEVSGRDTAIVIPHVEPPHFIERKYDRLASVGIVASANRINLDLVTDFLLALKSKVADVPFSVRIAGQVSTMLDDVSADKRWIFNEPWVCILGFVDDIKTFYAEVDVVVSPVLLGTGINVKTVQAMAYGMPLVTTACGCKGIETGNPMHSQLSMGGVVDCVLLLHAEPQRLESLADCSKERYDTFYKTSLEEFDTLLSSC comes from the coding sequence ATGAATAAGTTTGTTATGAATACCCCGATTCCGTCACTGTTCGTTTGTTTCCTGCTTGTTCCTTCTGCGTATTATTATTCAGGAGGGCTAACTAGTTTTCGAACCGGGTTAATGCGTGGCCGCACTTTTTTCCAAGAGGTCATTACCTCTCGAAAAAAAATAGGGCGAATTTGCTCACAATTTCCGCGTTATCAAGCAGTGCCGACTTTATTCTTATTTTTTACAGCATCCTATATTTTCAAGCATGGGGGTATCTGGGGCGGGATTGTCAACGCTGCAGTAAAGTTGCGTAGCATTGGCATCAAGGGAATTCTATTCGCGAGTGCGGCAAATATCCATAATTTGCGCGTAAGTGGCGTAAATCCCCACCAGAGAATCCTCCTGTTTTTTTGTAAAAATATGAAGCCAAGCCGTCTCATGCTTTCTTTTTTGCACATTCTGAAAATTAACAAATATGAGATTGAAGTATTTACGGAACAAAACACTTTTTTTGTAAAGAATTTTTGCCGATTACGGCACCTTGGAGTACGAAGAGTTGTTGCCAGTAGCGCCCGTGCAAATATATTGGACTATCTATATGATATTGGTGATAGCTATTCGGTCTACCTTCTTCCACCCGCAGGACTGCACCATGTCGTGCTTGACTGCATTCGATACAATTCACCCAGAGCAAAAATTATCTGTGTGTGCGAAGACTCTGAAGAAGTACGTCCTCTTGACACAGATCTCCTTGGAAAAATTGATTATCTTATTGCCGGTCAAGTTTCTTTCAAGCCAGTAGGCCTTTCCATCATCACCCCACCCAATCTGTCAGGTAATTCCAGCCACATTGAGCAGGATGATGTCATAGCCTTCCTGCAAAAATGTGAGCTGCTATCCCCATCAGTATTGGCCCAATATTTTACACAGAAGCCATTCCCCGCAGCTATTCCAGGCGATCCGGCCTTATCTTTTGTCGTAAAAGTGCCCAGGGATTCTGGCAATATTAAAGGAGTCGTAAGCGCTTTGCTTGATGCAAGCGACAAGGCATGCCTCCCATGCGAAATCATATTTTGGGGAGGCGATGTCCCAGCGTGGGCTTCCGAGATGAATATTCCTTGGCAACATGCCCGCGAAGTTGATGGACTGTCTCTAAAAAGTTTGAGATTTCTCGAATCGGTTTGCCAAGGTGATTATATCTTGCTGGCTGGTGCAGAAGAGCTTCTGATGGGTGGATTGGCTGAAGGGATTGCCATTTTGAAGAATTCCCCCTCAGTTGCAGTGTGCGGTGGTCGCCTCCTTAGTCTTCAAGGCTCCTTGTGTGAAGCTGGTGCTAGGATGAACGGTGGGCGTATCCAGCCCTTGGGGCAAGGAGAAGCGTGGAATGCACCATTTTTTATGGTATCACGTTCAGTGCCCTTAGTTTCCACCAATCTGGCTTTGTTCCGGAAAAAGGATGGACTGTTTTCTTCTCAAAGGCATGATGTGTTGTTTTTCAACGAGAGTGGCGGATATATTGGATTTTCAGGCGAACTTCCCCTAACTATAGTGTGCCCGAATATGGAGGCATACCTACTTGGCGGAGAGCAATCAAAAGATTGCCAGCTTCCCCCTATTTGCGATACCTCCGCAATTCAAATTGCATCTCAGGATCGCTATCGGGCAGCATCGCAACTTTCCAACGGTGAACGTTCTTTGAACATTCTTTACTATTCACCGTATCAATCGCATCCCGCCAGCCACGGAAATCGTAGTACAATCCAATTTTTCGGCAAGATATTCAGAGAGAAAGGATGCAAGACTCACTTCGCCTTGCTAGGGCTTGATCGCTATACACCAGAAGATCAACAAGCCATGCGCGACGCCTGGGATTCCTTTACCATATTGCCATACCCATTCCAAGACGATAGCTCATTGGGAGAGGATATTCCCTTTGACGGTTGGTATGAAAAAGGATTGGGTGAGCACATTGCCTATCTGTGCGCAAAATTCAAGATTGATATCTTATTTTGCTCCTATGTATTTCAGTCAAAAATGTTGGAGTTTGTGCCACCCCATATTCTCAAGGTCATTGATACACACGACAAAATGGGAGGCCGCTACGAGGCGCAGAAGGCACGAGGGTTAAAGACAGAGTTTTTTTCTTGCACACCCGAAGATGAGGGGCGCTATCTGCGCAGAGCTGATATTGTTGTGGCCCGGCGAGCAGAGGAGGCTAACTATTTCAATGAGGTTTCAGGGCGTGATACCGCTATTGTTATTCCACATGTTGAGCCCCCGCATTTTATTGAACGCAAGTATGATCGTTTGGCTTCGGTAGGAATTGTGGCCAGTGCCAATAGAATTAATCTTGATTTGGTGACTGATTTTTTGCTTGCGCTCAAATCGAAGGTAGCCGATGTGCCGTTTTCTGTGCGCATCGCAGGTCAGGTCTCCACCATGCTTGACGACGTCTCAGCGGATAAGCGATGGATTTTTAATGAGCCATGGGTTTGCATACTTGGGTTCGTGGATGATATCAAAACGTTTTATGCAGAAGTCGATGTTGTTGTTTCCCCCGTACTGTTAGGCACAGGTATAAATGTGAAAACTGTACAAGCCATGGCATACGGTATGCCGTTGGTCACTACAGCGTGTGGCTGCAAGGGCATTGAAACTGGTAATCCCATGCATTCACAATTATCTATGGGTGGTGTTGTTGACTGCGTACTTCTGTTGCATGCTGAGCCGCAGCGACTAGAGTCTTTGGCTGACTGCAGTAAAGAGCGATATGATACATTTTATAAAACTAGTTTAGA